In the genome of [Mycoplasma] phocae, one region contains:
- a CDS encoding ABC transporter ATP-binding protein produces MKSKETNLVQDDKKTLYKNKKKEIALTGIKVQKLPDDKILEVRNLHVSFLQGRKKSIHIVRGIDLDVHRGQIVGLVGESGSGKSVTSKTLINVNENGIISADKIQIDEYELTNIKKQKLWEYIRGQKIGYIPQDPLTSLNPTRKVGAQLLDALNNNQDWKDKLYIEKKEYLIQLLKTFGLREAEKIFGSYPHTLSGGMKQRIVITMVVALKPDLIIADEPTTALDPTVQASVLALFEDIRQKMGISIILISHNISVIAKFCDYIYVMYAGRIVERGLKEEIFTAPAHPYTWALISAIPESKDEKLYNIKGTPPDMANLPLGDPFAPRNDYALEIDFLKEPPLIEITKTHAAATWLLSPDAPKVTLSKELTKRLELFKKAFKNG; encoded by the coding sequence ATGAAATCCAAAGAAACTAATTTAGTTCAAGACGATAAAAAAACTTTATATAAAAACAAAAAAAAGGAAATCGCTCTAACAGGAATTAAAGTTCAAAAACTGCCTGATGATAAAATTCTTGAAGTTAGAAATTTACATGTTAGCTTTTTACAAGGACGTAAGAAAAGTATTCATATTGTCCGTGGGATTGATTTAGATGTTCACCGTGGTCAAATTGTTGGACTTGTTGGTGAATCAGGTTCTGGTAAATCTGTTACATCAAAAACCTTAATTAATGTCAACGAAAATGGTATTATTAGTGCTGATAAAATTCAAATTGATGAGTATGAATTAACAAATATTAAAAAACAAAAATTATGAGAATATATTCGTGGTCAAAAAATAGGTTATATTCCCCAAGACCCACTAACTAGTTTAAATCCAACTAGAAAAGTTGGAGCACAATTGCTTGATGCATTAAACAACAATCAAGATTGAAAAGATAAGTTATATATAGAAAAAAAAGAATATTTGATCCAATTGCTAAAAACTTTTGGATTACGTGAAGCCGAAAAAATCTTTGGTTCATATCCTCACACTTTATCAGGTGGAATGAAGCAAAGAATTGTTATTACCATGGTTGTTGCCTTAAAACCGGATTTAATTATCGCTGATGAACCAACAACTGCTCTTGACCCAACTGTTCAAGCCAGCGTTCTAGCTCTTTTTGAGGATATTAGACAAAAAATGGGAATTTCAATCATTCTAATTAGCCACAACATTTCAGTTATTGCTAAATTTTGTGATTATATTTATGTAATGTATGCCGGTAGAATTGTCGAAAGAGGACTAAAAGAAGAAATCTTCACAGCTCCGGCTCATCCATATACTTGAGCACTAATTAGTGCGATCCCTGAATCAAAGGATGAAAAACTTTATAATATCAAAGGAACTCCTCCTGACATGGCAAATTTACCGCTAGGAGATCCATTTGCACCAAGAAATGATTACGCTTTAGAAATTGATTTTCTAAAAGAACCACCATTAATCGAAATTACTAAAACTCATGCAGCAGCAACATGACTTCTAAGCCCTGATGCTCCAAAAGTTACACTATCAAAAGAATTAACAAAACGTTTAGAATTATTTAAGAAGGCATTTAAAAATGGATAA
- a CDS encoding OppA family ABC transporter substrate-binding lipoprotein, with product MKKNLKAWIFGISTLAATAIPLISASCVKPVSLNKKYVFEYNTPLINQAYAFDASRSFGSYSSGQTWQYTGGELIRVQPLNEIEIFNEIVGNEPKIFVQKPTFSRYRLELAKALVLTDKNGEVNVFDSDDVGPEPAPDSTSPEGRKYYRDATVQLTSTNERSVNSLKFTEKLKTAKKFQIVLKDDLNWVNSKGEKTKYQIVAKDFWYSWLRTYSLNDEFRNNPGKGGGSKELDDLVRGKLFEPNSRIYSSDESFSNDYLYTLFGIKVDSFFEKEKFIQKIADQADTYKGKESITFEGMEDKETQFSSFFDKLIIDGDYTFMPAPSQYIDDLNNTKSQFITNFTGVKVSPADEVKIREEIEKLDHSKLAYFAGIYWYGISQESTLYAGPYYLSEAQNSRQIMKKNTHYWEKSWVEADDTIEEIVYLYQSSPIEPKLFSDTSYHKYIQGTVSDIAYSTLSTSQKGEIARNPKKFGLRQIRRKNDKAPYYRMVATPFVNSGLTTYGFNDAYAKMMWGKTVQQIREGETDAKTFISGTGLSFRTILNAAINWDTYASNTSSGQAQSWVAKVPDGANINGSDQSTAKNKTAEDVADIINGLSAIDADGKLIDFGSDLGKSLRPSKNEEAVKDKSNTSDKLKSAGFEKLKAEMKRLIEKFDKDNPTLANQKFQISYLFPFVAAPDNLQKGWKDVIDVIKELNPRIDLEVKYFSDATNPQFQTWRFDGVNGSQIVSWSNDYNGIGSSYDGLSWAAGLIPTLVKIHNDKNEKFKAAFPKIAELAEAVVEHENKNPTNFAIPFLDLDKVETKWIGPKLPIVISQYEFKKNDKGVYEAVKEDGKLKAFTSKDNNKPITEPYSWSSVFWLQFNRSKTNEELTQLMQELATFIPFDFSFGISKGRDVYGKQLINSSYIVPNATGSASYVYQDWRIKKN from the coding sequence ATCGGCGTCATGTGTTAAACCAGTATCTTTAAATAAAAAATATGTGTTTGAATATAACACACCACTAATTAATCAAGCCTACGCATTTGATGCATCGAGATCATTCGGTTCATATTCTAGTGGTCAGACATGACAGTATACAGGGGGAGAATTAATTAGAGTTCAACCACTAAATGAAATAGAAATATTTAATGAAATAGTAGGCAATGAACCTAAAATTTTCGTCCAAAAACCTACTTTTTCAAGATATCGTCTTGAATTAGCTAAGGCATTAGTTTTAACTGATAAAAATGGAGAAGTTAATGTTTTTGATAGTGACGATGTTGGTCCTGAACCAGCACCAGATTCAACATCACCTGAGGGTAGAAAATACTACCGTGATGCAACAGTTCAATTAACATCAACTAACGAACGATCAGTTAACAGTCTTAAATTTACTGAAAAACTAAAAACCGCAAAGAAGTTTCAAATTGTGCTAAAAGATGATTTAAATTGAGTAAATAGTAAAGGTGAAAAAACAAAATATCAAATAGTTGCAAAAGACTTCTGATACTCATGACTTAGAACATATTCATTAAATGATGAATTTAGAAACAATCCAGGAAAAGGTGGAGGTTCAAAAGAACTTGATGATTTAGTTCGTGGAAAATTATTTGAACCAAATAGTAGAATATATTCATCAGATGAATCATTTAGTAATGATTATCTATATACCTTGTTTGGTATTAAAGTTGATAGCTTTTTTGAAAAAGAAAAGTTTATTCAAAAGATTGCTGATCAAGCAGATACATATAAAGGTAAAGAATCAATTACTTTTGAAGGAATGGAAGATAAAGAAACACAATTCTCAAGTTTCTTTGACAAATTAATTATTGATGGAGACTATACCTTTATGCCAGCTCCTTCACAATATATTGATGATCTTAACAACACAAAGTCACAATTTATAACTAACTTTACTGGTGTTAAAGTTTCACCTGCTGATGAAGTCAAAATTAGAGAAGAGATCGAAAAATTAGACCATAGTAAACTTGCTTATTTTGCTGGAATTTACTGATATGGAATCTCACAAGAATCAACATTGTATGCTGGACCATATTATTTAAGTGAAGCTCAAAATTCACGTCAAATAATGAAAAAAAATACTCACTATTGAGAAAAATCATGAGTAGAGGCTGATGATACAATTGAAGAGATTGTTTATCTATACCAATCATCACCAATTGAACCAAAATTATTCTCAGATACATCATATCACAAATATATTCAAGGAACAGTATCTGATATTGCTTATTCAACATTATCAACTAGTCAAAAGGGTGAAATTGCTAGAAATCCTAAGAAATTTGGGTTAAGACAAATCAGAAGAAAAAATGATAAAGCTCCATATTATAGAATGGTTGCAACTCCTTTTGTTAACTCGGGATTAACCACTTATGGATTTAATGACGCATATGCTAAAATGATGTGAGGAAAAACTGTTCAACAAATTAGAGAAGGCGAAACCGATGCTAAAACATTTATTTCCGGAACAGGATTGAGCTTTAGAACAATTTTAAATGCAGCAATTAACTGAGATACCTATGCTTCAAATACAAGTTCAGGTCAAGCACAATCATGAGTTGCTAAAGTGCCTGATGGTGCAAACATTAATGGTAGCGACCAAAGCACGGCCAAAAATAAAACTGCTGAGGATGTTGCGGATATAATTAATGGTTTATCAGCAATTGATGCTGACGGTAAATTAATTGATTTTGGTTCTGATTTAGGAAAATCATTAAGACCTTCAAAAAATGAGGAAGCCGTTAAAGATAAATCGAACACTAGTGATAAACTAAAATCGGCCGGTTTTGAAAAATTAAAAGCCGAAATGAAAAGATTAATTGAAAAATTTGATAAAGATAATCCAACTTTAGCAAACCAAAAATTTCAAATATCATATTTATTTCCATTTGTTGCAGCTCCAGATAACTTGCAAAAAGGTTGAAAAGATGTTATAGATGTTATTAAAGAATTGAACCCAAGAATTGATTTAGAAGTTAAATACTTTAGTGATGCTACAAATCCACAATTTCAAACCTGAAGATTTGATGGTGTTAACGGTTCACAAATTGTGTCATGATCAAATGATTATAATGGAATAGGTAGCTCTTATGATGGTTTATCGTGAGCAGCAGGATTAATTCCGACATTAGTTAAAATTCATAATGATAAAAATGAAAAATTCAAAGCAGCATTTCCAAAAATTGCTGAACTTGCTGAAGCAGTTGTTGAACACGAAAATAAAAACCCAACAAACTTTGCAATTCCATTTCTAGATTTAGATAAAGTCGAAACTAAATGAATTGGTCCAAAATTACCAATTGTAATATCACAATATGAATTTAAGAAAAATGATAAAGGTGTATATGAAGCAGTTAAAGAAGATGGTAAATTAAAAGCTTTTACATCAAAAGATAATAATAAACCAATTACTGAACCATATTCATGATCATCAGTCTTCTGATTACAATTTAACCGTAGCAAAACCAATGAAGAATTAACACAATTAATGCAAGAATTAGCAACATTTATTCCATTTGACTTCAGCTTTGGTATTTCTAAAGGTAGAGATGTCTATGGTAAACAATTAATTAATAGTAGTTACATAGTTCCGAACGCTACAGGTTCAGCTTCATATGTATATCAAGATTGAAGAATTAAAAAAAATTAA
- a CDS encoding ABC transporter permease — MFRYIRQRILFAIITLFIISFFVFILIAAFGPNPVQQLAEKEFNNPNNKGGTIEAILHRLEVDNGLRYANADGTPGERIPIFVRYFIYIGNIFTKGDFGFVINPANNPDPSNYHTMSQLFFTPLRYTILITLPTFIISTILGITIGVFAGYKRGKWFDNVSNLFVLFFIAVPSFIIAPIAITISIKLGISAVVPRIGDQPFGVVFLAYLPPIIVLSLSSLAAYVTYTRNQVISVLTSNYVLIAKTKGLNPTQIFFKYVLRNISIPLFSLTFGSFIGLLSGSIIIEKYWQVPGTSSVIVSAFPSGEIFVVMFSTLFFTFIALIAEIIVDVSFVLLDPKIKYASASRKNYYLFFKAYLERRKLAKDFYKLEAAKQSANTNHTEGVK, encoded by the coding sequence ATGTTTAGATACATTCGGCAACGGATCTTATTTGCTATTATAACCCTTTTCATTATTTCTTTCTTTGTCTTCATATTGATTGCCGCATTCGGTCCAAATCCGGTGCAGCAATTGGCAGAAAAAGAATTTAATAATCCTAATAACAAGGGTGGAACAATTGAGGCGATTCTCCATCGTCTCGAAGTAGATAATGGACTTAGATATGCAAATGCGGATGGAACGCCAGGGGAAAGAATTCCAATATTTGTAAGATATTTCATTTATATTGGAAATATATTTACTAAAGGTGACTTTGGTTTTGTAATTAACCCAGCTAATAACCCCGACCCATCAAACTACCATACCATGAGTCAATTATTCTTTACTCCATTAAGATATACAATACTAATCACATTGCCAACATTTATTATTAGTACAATTCTTGGGATAACAATTGGAGTTTTTGCGGGATATAAACGTGGAAAATGATTTGATAACGTTTCAAACTTATTTGTTTTATTCTTTATCGCTGTTCCATCATTTATTATTGCCCCTATTGCCATAACAATTTCAATTAAACTTGGTATTTCGGCTGTTGTACCGCGAATCGGCGATCAACCATTTGGTGTAGTATTTTTAGCATACTTGCCACCAATTATTGTCCTTTCATTATCATCATTGGCAGCTTATGTTACATACACAAGAAACCAAGTAATCTCAGTATTGACATCAAACTATGTACTGATTGCTAAAACCAAGGGACTTAACCCAACACAAATTTTCTTTAAATACGTTTTAAGAAATATATCAATACCACTATTTTCATTAACCTTTGGATCATTTATTGGATTACTATCAGGTTCAATTATCATTGAAAAATACTGACAAGTACCAGGAACATCAAGCGTTATCGTTAGTGCCTTCCCAAGTGGAGAAATATTTGTTGTTATGTTCTCAACACTATTCTTTACTTTCATAGCATTAATTGCCGAAATTATCGTTGACGTTTCATTTGTACTATTAGATCCAAAAATTAAATATGCTTCGGCAAGCAGAAAAAACTACTACTTATTCTTCAAAGCTTATTTAGAAAGAAGAAAATTAGCCAAAGATTTCTATAAATTGGAGGCTGCAAAACAATCTGCGAATACAAATCATACGGAAGGAGTTAAATAA
- a CDS encoding ABC transporter permease: MDDQLIRTFNKKYKISNTLASKFIFVAEKDKQQTSSIAGKPKKLIVEVLKRFFRNPIVLISLFVFITIILVSLIIPAASSFVAREKITGSDYVRSLPPFYQPNVELVLDSTNDNTFRFWQNISEQAKVDPQYKQWLDFFLSSFKYELVPGSSSIKVNYNAYSLVIAAHINQVINDAKNAGRVLTDADIQAEFAKQTAIYSKVLLGTSSTGYDIWTTSWYATWRAVKIALIVVLLEGLIGISIGAFLGFHAGKLIDTIVMRIIGIFTSPPTLIWILLFVSILGAKEWALILALTIVGWPGFVGITRLFVITVKDEEYITAAKAIGASTGRQIFVHSLPAIIGKIANSLVKSVPGVILWIASLAFLGFFREDGDINLGQMLIEASAESGSNLWITALPTIILLLLSLSLNFIALGIHDALDPKVIRKGRK; the protein is encoded by the coding sequence ATGGATGATCAATTAATTAGAACATTTAACAAAAAATACAAAATTAGTAATACCTTAGCATCCAAATTTATTTTTGTTGCTGAAAAAGACAAACAGCAAACTTCTTCTATTGCTGGGAAACCAAAAAAATTAATTGTTGAAGTTTTAAAAAGATTTTTTAGAAATCCCATTGTATTAATCTCATTATTTGTTTTTATCACAATAATTTTGGTATCACTTATTATTCCTGCTGCATCATCGTTTGTAGCACGAGAAAAAATAACTGGATCAGATTATGTGCGATCACTACCACCATTTTACCAACCAAATGTTGAACTAGTTTTAGACTCTACCAATGATAATACTTTTAGATTTTGACAGAATATCTCTGAGCAAGCGAAGGTCGATCCCCAGTATAAACAATGATTAGACTTTTTTCTTTCATCGTTTAAATATGAACTAGTGCCAGGCTCATCAAGTATTAAAGTTAACTACAACGCCTATTCACTAGTTATTGCGGCACACATTAACCAAGTTATTAATGATGCAAAAAATGCCGGAAGAGTTTTAACTGATGCTGATATTCAAGCAGAATTCGCTAAACAAACTGCGATTTATTCAAAGGTATTATTAGGAACTTCTTCAACTGGATATGATATTTGAACAACTTCATGATATGCTACATGAAGAGCGGTAAAAATCGCTTTAATTGTAGTTTTATTAGAAGGATTAATCGGAATATCAATTGGAGCATTTTTAGGTTTCCATGCCGGAAAATTAATCGATACTATTGTTATGCGTATCATTGGAATTTTCACTTCACCACCAACACTAATTTGAATTTTATTATTTGTTTCTATTTTGGGAGCAAAGGAATGAGCATTAATTTTAGCCCTAACCATCGTTGGATGACCAGGATTTGTAGGAATAACCAGATTATTTGTTATCACAGTTAAAGATGAAGAATACATCACTGCTGCTAAGGCAATCGGTGCATCAACTGGCCGTCAAATCTTTGTTCACTCTCTACCAGCAATTATCGGGAAAATCGCCAACTCATTAGTTAAATCTGTCCCAGGTGTAATTTTATGAATTGCTTCACTAGCCTTCTTAGGGTTCTTTAGAGAAGATGGAGATATTAACTTAGGTCAAATGTTAATTGAAGCATCAGCCGAATCAGGTTCAAACCTTTGAATAACTGCCTTACCAACCATTATTCTTCTACTTCTTTCATTATCACTAAACTTTATTGCCCTAGGAATTCATGATGCCCTTGATCCAAAAGTAATTAGAAAAGGAAGAAAATAA